The genomic region GGGCAGAAGTTGGGTTCGTTAGCGGTATCCCGATTATTCTGTTACCAGAGCACTAAACCCACTTCTTCAAGTCAATACGGCCCTCGTAAATGGCCTTGCCGGTAATGGCACCCTCCACCCCCAGGTTTTGCAGGGCCTCGAGGTCGGCATCTGAGGCGATACCTCCTCCGGCAATCAAGAAGCCCGGCCAGACCGCGCGAACCTCGCGCACCACCGCCAGGTCGAGCCCGGCTAGGGTTCCATCGCGGCGCACATCGGTATAAATCAGGGTGCGAACCCCCCTATCCCATAGCTGCTGGCTCAGGCTTTTTACACTTAGGGCGGTCTGTTCGGCCCACCCCGAGATCACCACCTCCAAACCCCTGGCGTCCAGGCTCACCACCACCCGCTCGGCTCCAAATGCCGCCAGCATCTGGCCCAGCACTTCTGGCGCCTTTACGGCCACGGTACCCACCACGACTCGGTGGGCTCCCAAGGCCAGCATCTCGCGGGCCGCCTCTACACTGCGAACGCCACCCCCCACCTCAAAGGGGATGGTCACGGCCGCCGCAACTTCGCGCAAAACCGCCCGGTTCTCTCCCCGGCCTGTCGCCGCATCCAAGTCTACTAGGTGCAGCATGTGGGCACCCTGGGCCTGCCAGTGCAAGGCCGCCTCCACCGGGTTCTCGTAGTAGACGGTTTCTTGGCTGGGGTCGCCTTCAAACAAACGCACGGCCCGCCCGGACTGGATATCTACCGCAGGAATAACCAACACCTTGGGATTGTATCAGGCTTGCAGGGGCCAGCTCATCAATAAATCTTCTTGCCTAATAAGCTGCTGGCCAGCTCAACCATCATCTTGGCCGTGCGATTGGCGATGTCTAAGATGGGGTTCACCTCGACCAGGTCGAGGCTAGTGACGATGTTGGCGTCGGCCAGAAGCTCCATTAGCAGGTGGGCCTCGCGGTAGGTCAGGCCCCCGGGCACCGGAGTTCCCACCCCCGGCGCGATTTCGGGGTCGAGCACGTCGGCATCCAAAGAAACATGTACCTTGGCAAAACCCCGAAATTGATCCGCCACCCGCTCGGCAATGGCCGGAATGCCCTGCACATCGATTTCTTTCATGGTGTAAACCGTGACCCCCCGCTCGCGCAGCAGTTTGACCTCACCTGCATCCAGGCTACGGATCCCGATCAGCACCACGTCCTCGGGTCGCACCTTGGCCCCGGGGCGGCTTAGGTTCACCAGACGGGGGTCGCCCAGGCCGCACAGGTGAGCCAGGGGCATCCCATGAATATTGCCGCTGGGGCTGGTCTCGGGGGTATTGAAATCGGCGTGGGCATCTACCCAGATCACCCCCATGCGCTCACCCCGGCCGGCCCCGGTAACCGAGCCCATGGAAATCGAGTGATCGCCACCCAGCACGATGGGAAACACCTCGGCAGGCATCTGGTTCAGGGTTTGGATGGTATCCAAGCAGACCGTGCGGATGGCCTCGAGGTAGCCCAACCCCCCCTGATCTTGCTGCTGGTGGCGCAAACTCTCGACCACCGGTACCTGGATGTCGCCGTAGTCGTGTACGCGATGGCCCAGAACCTCGAGTACCTCCTGCAAGCGTGCATAACGCATGGCGCTGGGCCCCATATCCACCCCACGCCGCCCCTGGCCCAGATCCATGGGAACCCCCACGATACCAATCTGCTTCATACCGTTCCCAGTTTACCGTGGACGCTTGTGGGGACATTGAGCGTCCTATTTGACCATATCCTGGCCATTGACCCCAGGCCTTTTCGGCGCTACAGTTAAGAGCTACGACCTGGGCGTAGCATAGGAAAATGAAAGAAACTTACATTCAAAGCATCAATCTATCCCGCCTGCTGCGAGAGGGTGGCAGCACCGATGCCAGAGGCGAAATTCTGGAGTACATCGCCCTGCCAAACGAACGCATACCCCTGGAAGGTTCTGCGGTCTGGAAGGTCGGGGTTACCCGGGTAGAGGGCGAGGGCGGCCTGGAGCTGTGGCTATCGGGCGAGATTGCGGGTCTGGCTCTGCTGGAGTGCCGCCGCTGCCTGACCCCTACTCCTACACCGGTGCGGGCCCACTTCCAGTACATGCTGCGCTATCAGGCCGGTTTATCGCACCTCGAGACCATCGAGGAAAACGAAGAAGAAATCCTGCTCTTCGGGCACCCCGACCTCGACCTAGAGCCCCTGTTGAGCGAGGCTTTTGCCCTCGAGCTGCCCTATACCGCCCTCTGCAAAGAAGACTGCAAGGGCCTATGCCCGGTTTGCGGGGCCAACCGCAACGAGGTAGACTGCGGCCACCGCGAAGAACCCCAGACCAGACTGGGGGCCGAACTTTCCAAGTTGATGGGCGACTTGAAGGATTAATCGGGAACCCCCGAATGTCATCCAACAATCATGGCCCACAACCAAACCCGATGCTAGGCTGGTTCCATGTCGGCGATAGGTCTGGAGCCCTGGCTCCAACACTTGCTTGATCATCTACCCATCGCCCGAGAAGGCCGAGACCCCGAGGGGGTGCACCAGGTGCGGGTAGCGGTGCGGCGCTTGCGGGTGTGGCTACGGCTGGCCGGGATGCGCGTGCTACAGGACGACCTGGCCTGGCTGGTGCGTGCGGCAGGTGAGGTGCGCGACCTGGAGGTGCTGTTGCAATATCCCAACCTGCCCAAGGCCTTCCGAACCTGGGCCGAGCATCGACTGAAACAGGCCCGTACAGTGTTTGTCCCGCTGCTGGACTCCCCAAGGCTGGCCGGCCTTTTGCGGGCGCTGTCTATCTTGCCTCCGCTGGACAAAAAGTTGGCCGAGTTCCGGTTAGCACGCTTTGTGCGACAAGTGGAGCGCCGGGCCCAGGAATGGCACAGCGAAAATAGCCTCGAACACCTGCACGCTTTACGTCGGGCCTTGCGGCGTTTGCGCTACGCACAGGAGTGGCTCGAGCAAGATAGCCATACCGTGAAGACCCTGCAGGAGATTTTTGGGCAGGTGGGCGATCTGAGTTTTACCTTGAATTACCTTGCCGCTTTTGAGGCCGAAGGAGGCCAGGTGTCTATGCGCTACCGCAAACAGCTCGAGGCCAGTCTAGCCGACGCACTTGAGACGGCCAAGCAAGCCTGGAGACAAAAAGCCCAACTGTAAACAAAAACCGGAGGGGCTTCCTCCGGCCGATACTGAAC from Meiothermus sp. harbors:
- the rocF gene encoding arginase, which produces MKQIGIVGVPMDLGQGRRGVDMGPSAMRYARLQEVLEVLGHRVHDYGDIQVPVVESLRHQQQDQGGLGYLEAIRTVCLDTIQTLNQMPAEVFPIVLGGDHSISMGSVTGAGRGERMGVIWVDAHADFNTPETSPSGNIHGMPLAHLCGLGDPRLVNLSRPGAKVRPEDVVLIGIRSLDAGEVKLLRERGVTVYTMKEIDVQGIPAIAERVADQFRGFAKVHVSLDADVLDPEIAPGVGTPVPGGLTYREAHLLMELLADANIVTSLDLVEVNPILDIANRTAKMMVELASSLLGKKIY
- a CDS encoding DUF177 domain-containing protein is translated as MKETYIQSINLSRLLREGGSTDARGEILEYIALPNERIPLEGSAVWKVGVTRVEGEGGLELWLSGEIAGLALLECRRCLTPTPTPVRAHFQYMLRYQAGLSHLETIEENEEEILLFGHPDLDLEPLLSEAFALELPYTALCKEDCKGLCPVCGANRNEVDCGHREEPQTRLGAELSKLMGDLKD
- the hisA gene encoding 1-(5-phosphoribosyl)-5-[(5-phosphoribosylamino)methylideneamino]imidazole-4-carboxamide isomerase; amino-acid sequence: MLVIPAVDIQSGRAVRLFEGDPSQETVYYENPVEAALHWQAQGAHMLHLVDLDAATGRGENRAVLREVAAAVTIPFEVGGGVRSVEAAREMLALGAHRVVVGTVAVKAPEVLGQMLAAFGAERVVVSLDARGLEVVISGWAEQTALSVKSLSQQLWDRGVRTLIYTDVRRDGTLAGLDLAVVREVRAVWPGFLIAGGGIASDADLEALQNLGVEGAITGKAIYEGRIDLKKWV
- a CDS encoding CHAD domain-containing protein gives rise to the protein MSAIGLEPWLQHLLDHLPIAREGRDPEGVHQVRVAVRRLRVWLRLAGMRVLQDDLAWLVRAAGEVRDLEVLLQYPNLPKAFRTWAEHRLKQARTVFVPLLDSPRLAGLLRALSILPPLDKKLAEFRLARFVRQVERRAQEWHSENSLEHLHALRRALRRLRYAQEWLEQDSHTVKTLQEIFGQVGDLSFTLNYLAAFEAEGGQVSMRYRKQLEASLADALETAKQAWRQKAQL